The genomic region AATTATGCCTTCATTTAATTATGCAAATTTCGCTACCACTCAAGAAGAAGCACTTAATGCCTATATTCGCTCTCTAAGCGTTGAATAATAAGGAGGAAGCTATGGATAGATTGTTCGGAATCAATGGATTAGCTGGCTTTTTGCTGGCTGTGGTTGTGCTTTTGAGTGTTGTTGGGTTTTTGGGCACTTGTGCGATTTTGACACAGCAAGAGCAAGCGACTAATTACTATAAAATAGAAGACCAAAAAAGCATTCCTCAAGAAGTTGAAAATGCTTCTATCTATTTCAAAGACGCGAAGTAAAGGAGGTATTATGAATAACTTTACACCAATGGAAAAAGTATTGGGCACGCTTATCATCATTACAATCCTTACGACAATCGCTATGCCTTTTGTGCCGGATTTATTCTTGCATTTAGTGTAGTATGTTTTTAAGAATTGTCTTTGGGTTTTGCCTATTTTGCGCTTATGCGCAAATTGCAGGTGCAAATGTGCTAGATTCTCAAAATAATACAGAATCTAGCCTTACTCACGCAAATTTGGTATCTCAAAACGCACCTCAGATTCCATTTGCAAAAATCTCAAAATTTGTCTTGCAAAATGATGATTTTTATCTTAAGCCAAACACACAAGGATTTATTGAAACACTTGGTGCAGAACTTTATGAAAAGACATATTTTGCGTTTTTTGTCGCTGTGATTGTAGATTCTAAAAAAGAATGTGAGAATCTCCTAAATCAAGCCCGCGCTAATAACGCACTTTTGGAGCTGGCTTTGCCAAATTGCTTGCAAAAAATTACAGATTCTAAGCAAAATCTTAAAAATTTTGAAAAACTCTATATGCATTCTAACTTAAACGCGCAAGGCGAGATTCGCAACGCCCTACCATACGCTACAATTTTTATCTACCCAAATGACAAAAAAATTGATATTGATTTAAGTCAAAATGTACAGGGTGTGTTTGATACCGAGCGTGTGTATTTTGAATATATGGTGCCTTTGCTGCCAAAGCCAAATGAGGAATTGCAAAGCGATAGACTTTCAGCCGTGGTGCTAAATGGTTATAGCGAAGCTGCGGATTTGATAGCCCTGCATTTTAACGCAAGCTTAGAAAACAATATCCCGCGCGATGAGAGCGGAGGTAAGGGCTTTGTGAAGTTTAGTATGTATTTTATGCTTTTTTGCATTTTTGGCGTGCTGGGCTTTGTCTTCCTTGGCTCGAAACTTAAAAAGAAATAGGGCAAAAAAATGAAAAATAAAAATTATTGGCCCATAGCCATTGTTGGGATCATTCTTTTTGGGATTGTGATAATTTGCGTTGGCGTAGTGATAGCGGTGAAAAATCCTATAGTAGATGAGCTGAGCTTTGGAGATAGAAAACGCGTGATTGATGAACATATAAATGAGTTTTTGCACTCACAGCGCGCGTTTGAATCACATACAAAAGTGATTTTGCACACAGATTCTCAAGCTCTCACCCTCACTTCACCTTATGAATACAAGCCTAGAGCGTTTGAAAAAAGTGATTTTAGCAATGCTAGTGCATTTAGCTTTGCACTTACATTGCAAACCAATCCTACTAACAAAGTTGCAGTTGATGAAATAAATGTCGCAATAGAATCTTTTTTGCAAAATATCCCACCACTCACGTCAAGACTTTGTGAAACGAAGCCAAATATTTTTGAGCCTTGCGTTACTCTTAGCGTGCCAAAAGCTGGGCGCTATAAAATGCGCTTTAGCATAAAATATGCAGATTCCAAAAAAGCACATTTTGAAGAAGATGTTTTTATCGGGGAGTTGCCGTATGATTACGAACAAAAAAAGAGGATTTATTCTCATTGAAAGCCTGAATGCGCTACTTTTGTGCGCGTTTGCATTGCTTTTGCTCTTTGCGTTAATGCGCTTTAGCTCTCATCGCTTTGCGTTGCAATACGCCCAAACAAGCTCACTTGCTGATATTTTAACCTTAGATTCTATTCCCTGCGCCCCTCAAACACTAAGAATTGACAATAAAACTTATGAAATCGCTTCTTGTGTTTTTAATAACACCACCGCACCTCTGCCTTACACGCTTCAATATATCAAAGCC from Helicobacter himalayensis harbors:
- a CDS encoding DUF4006 family protein, with translation MDRLFGINGLAGFLLAVVVLLSVVGFLGTCAILTQQEQATNYYKIEDQKSIPQEVENASIYFKDAK